The following are from one region of the Magallana gigas chromosome 4, xbMagGiga1.1, whole genome shotgun sequence genome:
- the LOC117682663 gene encoding tripartite motif-containing protein 5-like, with protein sequence MALSESQIPPDAQHYLVCGTEDCERNCQFYCNDCHQPMCEQCRDEHQKNKKTKNHEVVLYKLRKRPLPVEKCKIHPTRHIELLCEECQIPICSKCTGTKEHRGHAFTDLELVFAEKCSHCQIEITKIRSYFEPTSQDLKKEIAGDVTEIKKIMEGIRTSIKTEAEAVKKLVDTVTSDNIEQADKIEQSFLQTLNRQNQEIDYYINYLNDLIKTYYGYLSPSNIEQLTFALKSENLIIRPIPETSKTVPPVFTAGQYRKEDVAKLLGRITVPNTKPENRKIKPMETVSTQMKPTGKQRKQDREKSDVKQTLSLSSSVTKVREFTIPGVERVFHISLGQSGRLWVSDGRAYIVQTDLQGNQLQKIQTSVKSSEGYHTVTQDGDLIYTDNKVINRITPDNTITEFIKTGDWEPFSIHSSHINGDILVGMVKDGEHSKVTRYNKTGTEIQNIQRNNKGRALYSYPRYITENINGDVCVSDWVEHAVVVVDKSGQHRFSYTGQRSRFTPYGICTDVLGHILVCDDKSKTVHLLDQDGQFLSLLLTPKQGVKYPRSVCVDDNNLWFGQRFTNTVKVFKYLQ encoded by the coding sequence ATGGCATTATCTGAATCCCAAATACCACCCGATGCACAGCATTATTTGGTGTGTGGCACTGAAGACTGTGAGAGGAACTGccagttttactgcaatgactgtcaccaaccaatgtgtgaacaatgcagAGATGAACATCAGAAGAATAAGAAAACCAAGAACCATGAAGTAGTCCTTTATAAGCTACGCAAACGACCGCTTCCTGTGGAGAAATGCAAGATCCACCCCACAAGACACATAGAACTTCTCTGTGAGGAATGCCAAATTCCCATTTGTTCTAAATGCACAGGCACCAAAGAACATCGCGGCCATGCATTTACTGACCTAGAATTGGTCTTTGCTGAAAAATGTTCACATTGTCAGatagaaattaccaaaattcgAAGCTATTTTGAACCCACttctcaagatttaaaaaaggaaattgcTGGAGATGTCACAGAAATAAAGAAGATCATGGAGGGAATAAGAACATCCATAAAGACTGAAGCTGAGGCTGTGAAAAAGCTGGTAGACACAGTCACATCAGATAATATAGAACAAGCCGACAAAATAGAACAGTCATTTTTACAAACTTTAAATAGACAAAACCAAGAAATTGATTATTACATCAACTATCTCAatgatttaatcaaaacatattATGGCTACCTATCTCCCTCAAACATAGAACAATTAACATTTGCCCTCAAATCAGAAAACTTGATCATTCGACCGATACCAGAGACATCAAAAACAGTTCCGCCGGTGTTTACTGCTGGTCAATACCGCAAGGAAGATGTCGCTAAATTACTGGGTAGAATAACTGTTCCCAACACCAAACCagagaacagaaaaataaagcCCATGGAGACTGTCTCTACACAGATGAAACCTACAGGGAAACAGAGGAAACAAGACAGAGAGAAATCTGACGTGAAACAAACACTGTCTCTGTCTTCCTCTGTCACCAAGGTCAGGGAGTTCACAATACCAGGTGTTGAGCGTGTATTTCATATATCACTGGGTCAATCAGGCAGACTCTGGGTCAGTGATGGTAGAGCTTACATTGTCCAAACAGATTTACAGGGGAATCAGCTACAGAAGATACAAACAAGTGTTAAAAGTTCTGAAGGCTACCACACAGTCACACAGGACGGGGATCTGATCTATACAGACAACAAAGTCATCAATAGGATAACACCGGATAATACAAtcactgaattcattaaaacaggaGACTGGGAACCATTCAGTATACACTCCTCCCACATCAACGGGGACATACTGGTGGGGATGGTAAAGGATGGAGAGCACTCTAAAGTCACCAGGTACAACAAGACAGGGacagaaatacagaacatacagaGAAACAACAAAGGACGGGCACTGTATAGTTATCCACGctacatcacagaaaacatcaatggtgatGTCTGTGTATCAGACTGGGTCGAACATGCTGTAGTGGTGGTGGATAAATCAGGACAACAcaggttctcctacacaggTCAGAGGTCAAGGTTTACTCCCTATGGAATATGTACTGATGTACTCggtcacatcctggtgtgtgatgataaaagtaaaacagTTCATCTCCTGGACCAGGACGGTCAGTTCTTGTCTCTACTACTCACACCAAAACAAGGGGTAAAGTATCCCCGTAGTGTGTGTGTGGATGATAACAATCTCTGGTTTGGACAACGTTTCACTAACACAGTGAAAGTGTTTAAGTATCTACAGTGA